One window from the genome of Amaranthus tricolor cultivar Red isolate AtriRed21 chromosome 9, ASM2621246v1, whole genome shotgun sequence encodes:
- the LOC130823349 gene encoding protein SPEAR3-like yields the protein MRHLYHHSCLRRIFLLLVSVIPFNERSNNSSSSKKGKIKGTSNNQEKPKQPQRGLGVAQLEKIRLHTQLASMGIFSPDQLHYPQTFHNSQFQTALQQAAMAAAGAPAPFCYSSPSVQSSYDYNHQYNNYMMDMGDHMEMGSNMRYAESQPCNTARCNPNDNFYMVGDTQHFPPQPSGMVTRHLLSNVEENPRRKSFYKAMSIGIQNSEANGGLDVRLREWGLSENRIQLKQNSILRTKRQL from the exons GCATTTATATCATCATTCTTGTTTGCGCCgtatatttttacttttggtgAGCGTTATCCCG tttaatgAGAGATCAAataattcttcttcttcaaaaaaGGGCAAAATTAAGGGTACTAGTAATAATCAAGAAAAACCAAAACAACCTCAAAGAGGTCTTGGTGTTGCTCAATTAGAGAAGATTAGATTGCATACTCAATTAGCAAGTATGGGCATTTTTTCTCCTGACCAACTTCATTACCCACAAACTTTTCATAATTCTCAATTTCAG aCAGCATTGCAGCAAGCAGCCATGGCAGCCGCAGGAGCACCAGCACCATTTTGCTATTCATCACCTTCGGTTCAATCTTCTTATGACTATAATCATCAATACAATAATTATATG ATGGATATGGGAGATCATATGGAAATGGGGAGCAACATGAGATATGCTGAATCTCAGCCATGTAATACAGCAAG GTGTAACCCTAATGACAATTTTTACATGGTTGGGGACACCCAACATTTCCCTCCTCAACCATCAGGGATGGTTACTAGGCACCTTTTAAGCAATGTCGAG GAAAATCCTAGAAGGAAAAGTTTTTACAAAGCTATGAGCATTGGCATTCAGAATTCTGAAGCAAATGGAGGTCTAGAT gtTAGGCTGAGAGAATGGGGACTGAGTGAGAATCGTATTCAACTGAAACAAAATTCAATTCTCAGAACTAAACGAcagttataa
- the LOC130824618 gene encoding aldehyde oxidase GLOX1-like — MYTYSSLKKTFVIFSYLFISTSANLFWGLPGLGGHHIQRQFPHNPIQPQFPQNPIQPHNPFRPHNPFQYGRGGGGGGGGGNGGVGGGIGVGFLPPLPRIGDFIPGFGFSPNPQLPKIGPGIPVKLPEVPKDVPKLLPLVGGILETKYLGKWEFSLEDAGVSAMHLQLMPNDRFVMFDATSLGKSAVELPPDRCRVVLNKPAGTLDCYAHAVEYDIATNKIRTLKVLTNPWCSSGGLAPDGTLINTGGWEEGANIIRYYQSCDTCDWRESNLKLSDVRWYATQTMLPDGSYVLFGGRRAFNYEFIAPEGKPSPGKIDFPFLFDTTDIHENNLYPFIHLAPDGNLFIFANFKSVLFDVRINKIIRVYPDLPGGARNYPGSGSSVILPIDLQNDGNNLDIEVIICGGGQPLAFGKAEKEGIFLPALDTCGRIKVLDPNPKWEIETMPSPRVMSDMLNLPNGDVIILNGAKKGASGWRFADEPVFTPFLYSPYKANGKRFKVLAATTIPRMYHSSAAILPDARVFVAGSNTNPGYLFKNVKFPTELSLEKFSPPYLDPELQKYRPKFTLQNKGLKYGQKVGFSMNIGLPGIAQQKDVTVTIYPPPFTTHGYSMSQRLVVLKITSFLVQDGGNYQVQVDAPTKGEIAPPGYYLMFVNYRGVPSIASWITLQK; from the exons atgtatacaTATTCTTCATTAAAAAAGACTTTTGTCATTTTTTCTTATCTTTTTATTTCTACGTCTGCTAACTTATTCTGGGGATTACCCGGTCTAGGAGGTCATCATATACAACGTCAATTTCCTCATAATCCTATACAACCTCAATTTCCTCAAAATCCTATACAACCCCATAATCCTTTCCGACCCCATAATCCTTTCCAATATGGGCGTGGCGGGGGCGGAGGTGGTGGCGGTGGTAATGGTGGTGTTGGTGGAGGAATTGGAGTAGGATTTTTACCTCCTCTTCCTAGAATAGGTGACTTTATTCCAGGTTTTGGGTTCTCACCTAATCCCCAACTACCCAAAATCGGACCAGGTATACCCGTAAAGTTACCGGAAGTACCAAAAGATGTGCCTAAATTGTTGCCATTAGTAGGAGGAATATTAGAGACAAAATATTTGGGAAAATGGGAATTTAGTCTTGAGGATGCAGGAGTATCAGCCATGCATTTGCAGTTAATGCCTAATGATAGATTTGTAATGTTTGATGCAACTTCATTAGGTAAATCAGCTGTTGAGTTGCCTCCTGATCGTTGTCGTGTTGTTCTTAATAAGCCTGCTGGTACGTTGGATTGTTATGCTCATGCTGTTGAATATGATATTGCAACCAACAAAATTAGAACTCTCAAG GTGCTCACAAACCCATGGTGCTCAAGTGGAGGACTAGCACCAGATGGTACATTAATAAACACAGGAGGATGGGAAGAAGGAGCCAACATCATTCGATACTACCAATCATGCGACACATGTGATTGGAGGGAATCAAACCTAAAATTATCAGATGTCAGATGGTATGCTACTCAAACAATGCTGCCTGATGGATCTTACGTCCTGTTTGGAGGACGCCGTGCTTTTAACTACGAATTTATTGCCCCTGAAGGCAAACCTTCCCCTGGAAAAATAGACTTCCCTTTCCTTTTTGACACAActgatattcatgaaaacaatCTCTACCCCTTCATTCATCTTGCACCTGATGGAAATCTCTTCATTTTCGCGAATTTCAAGTCCGTTTTATTTGATGTACGAATCAATAAAATCATTCGGGTTTACCCTGATTTGCCTGGTGGTGCTCGAAACTACCCTGGCTCGGGTAGCTCTGTAATCCTAccaattgatttacaaaatgaTGGGAATAATCTTGATATTGAAGTTATTATTTGTGGGGGTGGACAACCTTTAGCGTTTGGTAAGGCCGAGAAGGAAGGGATTTTCCTTCCGGCCTTAGACACTTGTGGGCGGATCAAGGTTCTTGACCCGAACCCTAAATGGGAAATCGAAACGATGCCATCTCCTCGTGTTATGAGTGATATGTTGAACTTACCTAATGGGGATGTGATCATTCTTAATGGTGCTAAAAAGGGTGCTTCCGGTTGGCGATTTGCTGATGAGCCGGTTTTTACACCCTTTTTGTATAGCCCTTATAAGGCTAATGGGAAACGGTTCAAAGTCTTGGCTGCAACGACAATTCCTCGAATGTATCATTCATCAGCCGCGATTCTCCCTGATGCACGAGTTTTCGTTGCAGGAAGTAATACCAATCCGGGATACCTATTCAAGAATGTGAAATTCCCAACTGAACTTTCCTTAGAGAAATTTAGTCCTCCTTACCTTGATCCGGAACTCCAAAAGTATAGGCCTAAATTTACATTGCAAAACAAAGGGTTAAAGTATGGACAAAAGGTTGGTTTTTCAATGAACATAGGTCTTCCTGGAATAGCCCAACAAAAAGATGTTACGGTAACAATATACCCACCACCTTTTACCACACATGGTTACTCCATGAGCCAAAGGCTTGTAGTCTTGAAAATTACGAGTTTTTTGGTCCAAGACGGGGGCAACTATCAAGTCCAAGTCGATGCTCCTACTAAAGGCGAGATTGCTCCTCCTGGTTACTACCTTATGTTTGTTAATTATCGTGGTGTTCCTAGCATTGCTTCGTGGATTACATTGCAAAAATAG
- the LOC130823350 gene encoding protein DMP7-like, whose translation MEKINEESQEIDEQQKQPLLENQNQEENPTKQQKTKTQKAIRKTFKRTSHLQSLLPSGSVLIFEMLSPIMSKQGQCQTFLTQFSVICLIIFIGITCFLANFIDSVKDEKDKIRYGFATFKGIWIIDGSMSVDPNEATKYRIRVVDFVHAIMGIIVFMAVVLLDQNVVTCLFPTPSQKTKDKLVMFPIVVGVVCGLLFVWFPTNRNGVATPLSKKK comes from the coding sequence atggaaaagatcaatgaagaatcccAAGAAATTGatgaacaacaaaaacaaccactactagaaaatcaaaatcaagaaGAAAACCctacaaaacaacaaaaaacaaaaacccaaaaGGCTATAAGAAAAACATTTAAACGTACGTCTCATTTACAAAGTCTTTTACCATCGGGTTCAGTCTTAATTTTCGAGATGTTATCACCAATTATGTCGAAACAAGGGCAATGCCAAACATTCCTAACACAATTTAGTGTTATATGTCTCATTATATTTATTGGAATAACGTGTTTTCTAGCAAATTTTATAGACAGTGTAAAAGATGAAAAGGATAAAATTCGATATGGATTTGCTACATTTAAAGGTATATGGATTATTGATGGTTCAATGAGTGTTGATCCTAATGAAGCAACTAAGTATCGAATTCGTGTTGTTGATTTTGTTCATGCAATTATGGGAATAATTGTTTTTATGGCAGTTGTTTTGTTGGATCAAAATGTTGTTACGTGTTTATTTCCAACACCTTCTCAAAAAACAAAGGATAAATTAGTGATGTTTCCTATTGTTGTTGGTGTTGTTTGTGGTTTGTTGTTTGTTTGGTTTCCTACCAATCGTAATGGAGTTGCTACTCCTCTTTCTAAgaagaaataa